TACTCGATGCGGGTCATGGCCGCCGTCGCCCACAAGCAGTAACCCGCGTGCCCAGGGCCGGGGCGGGGCTCGGCGAGCACCCCGCCCCGGCGGAGGCTCAGCCGCTCAGCTTGCGCGGCGCCGGCATCCGCAGCCGCCGCACCGCGTCCTTGCGCGTTCGCTCCGGCCGCCGGTCATACCGCGCCGTGGTGACGGGGGAGGCATGCCCCATCAACTCCTGCGCGGTGGCCAGGTCAACCCCCTCGTCCAGTAGGTTGCCGGCGAACGTGCGCCGGAAGTCGTGCGGGGTGCGCCGCACCGCCCCGGCCTCGGCCTGCCGCCGGGTCAGCGCGTTCGCGATGGCCTGCCCGGTCAGGTGGGCCGGCCTGCCGCCCCGCATCCGCACCCGTCTGCCGCCCTTGAAGTAGCCGTAGAACAGCGGCCCCGGCTGGCGGCCGCGCACGCCGATCCACGTCTCCAGCAGCTCCTGGCTGTTCGCCTCCAGGTACACCAGGCGCTGCTTGTCGCCCTTGCCGACCACGCGGATCGACCCCTCGCCCGGGTCGTAGTCGGCCAGCGTCATGTCGGCGATCTCCTCCCTCCGGCATCCGGTGGAGTAGAGCACGGCGAGCAGCGCGGCGTCGCGCCGCCCCATCGGCGTCTCATCCTCCTCGCAGGCCGCGAGCGTCGCGGCCAGGTCGTCGTCCGGGACGTGCGCCCCGGCGGGCAACCTGGTCACCTTCACCTGGTGGATGTCCCGCGCCCGCTGGTAGTCCTCCGCTCTCATGAGCCCGAGCCGGAACGCCTCCTGCAGCACCCGCCGCAGCGCCACCAGGTGGTGGTTGACGTACGCGGCCGACCACTCCCGCCGTTCCTGCTTGGCCAGCAGGAGCGCCCGCAGCCGCATCGTGTGCGCGTACTGCAGGAGATGCCACGGCACGGCCGCGCCGGTGATGGCGGCCGCGCCCGGGGCGTCCGGGTCGACGTCGGCGAGGATGCGGGCGAGCCGGTCCAGGTTGCCGCGCATGCTGCGCCTGGAGCTCGGCGAGCGCAGGCTGTCCAGGTACACCCAGTACGGGTTCTTCTCACGGGGGAGCGGCACCGCCGCGGCGGCGAGCTCGCCGCCCGCCGCCGGTTCGGCGGGCACCAGCTCGGCGCTCATCCTGCCGGCACCTCCTGATCGGGTGTCATGGTCACAGGTCCTCCAAGGTGGCCGCGGTGGCCGCATGACGGCAACGCGCCGCCTCGACCTCGCGCAGCGTCTCCTCCCGCACCCGGGCGATCTCCTCGCGCACCTGCGCGGCGTCGAGCTCGGCCCGCTCAGCCGCGGCAAGCGCCTCGTCTGCTGCCTCCCGGGCGAGGTCGCGGTCCTCCTCCGCCTCCGACCGGCCGCGCTCGGCCGCCAGTCGCGCACGGTCGGCCTCGCCCGCTTCCTGCTTGGCCTCGGCGATCTGCCGCTCCGCGTCCGCGGCGATCGTCTCCAGCTCCGCCTCGACCGCCGCCGGGTCACCGAGGTTGCGCAGGCTCTCCACGACGGCCTCGAACTCCGCGGCCGCGTTCCTCATCGACGCCACGGCGTTCTCGGCTGCGAACCGGGCGCCGTCCACCAGGCCGCGGGCGCGCACCCGCGACGTGGCCACGGGCCGGCCGGGCACCTCCTCCGGGACGGGCTCGGCGGCCTGGATTCGGCCGGCGTTCTTGTAGGCGTAGAAGTTGCGGGCGTTGTGGATGGGCCGTGTCTCGCCCGGCGCAGGCTTGCCCGGGTCGGGCTGCTCGCAGTATTCCTTGCGCCGGCCCGACCCTGTCGCTTCGCCGGTCGCGGGCGGGCGTGAGCAGCCCGGCCACTTGCACTTCGGCCCCTTTACGGGTTCCTGCTCGTCCAACGCGGGCTGATTCATGCGCCCGTTCTACCACCGTGGCCCCTCTGATCACGAGATGTTCCAGCCCAACGGACGGAAGATTAGAAGCAAAGATGAAAAGATAGATGAATAGAAAGAAAGAAAAATAGATGGATAGATGGAAAGAAAGAATGTCAGGGTCGCGCCTCGACCTCCGGCCCGGAAACGGGCGGCCTGTAGCGGCCGCTGCTGGACGAACTCCGCCTCCCTGGGGTGACGGGGACGCTGCGGACCTCCGCTCGCCCCACGCGGCTCTCAGACGCTCCCAGCCCCGCACCCCTCCGGGCGACGTTCTCTCCGGCTCTCGCCTACACCCGGTCCAGTCGACCCCGCGGCGGGCCTCGCCTACCCGCAGAAACCGCACTAAGATCGCGGACTCCTGCTGAAACAGCCGAGCACCACCCCCGCAAGGAGCCCCCACGTGCCCGACCACAGCCGCCAGACAGGACCCAACACCGTCAGCCCCGCCCGCATGTACGACTACATGCTGGGCGGCACCCA
This sequence is a window from Actinomadura luzonensis. Protein-coding genes within it:
- a CDS encoding tyrosine-type recombinase/integrase — its product is MSAELVPAEPAAGGELAAAAVPLPREKNPYWVYLDSLRSPSSRRSMRGNLDRLARILADVDPDAPGAAAITGAAVPWHLLQYAHTMRLRALLLAKQERREWSAAYVNHHLVALRRVLQEAFRLGLMRAEDYQRARDIHQVKVTRLPAGAHVPDDDLAATLAACEEDETPMGRRDAALLAVLYSTGCRREEIADMTLADYDPGEGSIRVVGKGDKQRLVYLEANSQELLETWIGVRGRQPGPLFYGYFKGGRRVRMRGGRPAHLTGQAIANALTRRQAEAGAVRRTPHDFRRTFAGNLLDEGVDLATAQELMGHASPVTTARYDRRPERTRKDAVRRLRMPAPRKLSG